A region of the Mangifera indica cultivar Alphonso chromosome 10, CATAS_Mindica_2.1, whole genome shotgun sequence genome:
TACAAAAAAGTGGGCATGAAGTTAAGAATCAAGAGTCACAAGTCGGCATTATTGAATTTTACAGACGGGCTTCAGCTTCATGACATAATACCTGAGTCGCACAGCTTGAAGGAGTATCTCCAAGGAGTCACAGCCAGGCAATCACAGTTGGGGAAGCTTCAGAGTGAACTCTAAAAAATGAATGGGGCTGGATTCATCCATTAGGGCTATTTTCCCTTGCTGTTTAGTTGTTACTTTGTATATTGATTTCTTATTATTTGTTGGTAGAGCTTGAATCGAGTTAAGATGGAATTAAGTAAAGTATGAGTCGATCTTTATAATTGGATTTGAGTCAGTTAGATTCTATAGGTCTTGTTCAGAGTTAGCCCACTTTGATTCTAGCCAATCTGCGAGTTTGATGTATTTTAACATCCATTATTATCAATGAAGATGTTTACCActgaaattacaaatttatatttatgagtgaaacacaaaaaaaaagaagaaaaatttgacTAAACCAATgtgatttgtaaaattaaacttaacaaACTCAACAATAACTTTTGCATCTATAGCAATAGACATGGCAAGTGGTCAAGACAACCCGTTGCCTAGATCAGGTCCCTCTTTTTGGGTTTGGCTTCATGGGGACACGATTTGTAGGCCATCCAAGTTGTGCTGGGGGATTGTCTACTGGCTGATCCAATATGAttcgttaaaaaaaataaataattaaaaattttggacaaaatattatataattttgtaggTCAACTCTGTAAGGGCTCGCAAAGGCACGTTCCAAGGAGCTCTAGATCTTGCCGCAAGCCTTGACAAGTTAGTAGGTCAACTCGACCCTAAGCATGATGCATTGTGTTGAAGTTGGGCTGACAAAACTTACTGTCATTTCTATATAACCGATTACACTTTGACCTTTATGGTTGAACTACCATAGATGTGATTTAAACACTGTAAAGGTCAAAGTGTAATcgattttgattgatttgaccAATAAGGTCAAAGTGTAATCGGTTTTGATTGATTCAACCAATAAGGTCAAAGTCTCAATAGTATCCTATTGTTTAGTATTGCAAGTTTATTAAACATTGACTCAGTCAAGAGATCGAtctaaattttgattgattcgaccaataataaattaaataaatattaaaacaataaacaacaaaaaaagaacTATGACCTAATGTTATGTGATGCATTTTCCACAAGCCTCTAATTGTCAAGTTTATTAAACAACAAACTCTAATGGTTGTTTATTCAAATTCACAAGTTTTACATCAGTTGAGAAATAGGGTACATGTTAGTGTCAAGGTGTGAGAAAAAGTCTCTCCACttaaattaatagtttcaaCTATATTAATTACACGGAAATGTGTCCTTCAACTCCTCTCCATCCACCATCTCAACCCACTCAGATTTCTTCTCATCAAGCTTAAATACCATTAAAAAATCCTCCTGATCCTTAAATTTGTCACTCCTGGCAACCAACAGCAGATCTCCAGACGCCTCTACAAAGTACAGAATGGACGAACGTTTCACACTCTTAGGGGGGTCCAAAAATGTAGTAAGAGTCAGAGATTTAGAATCCACCATCAGAGTGAAACCAGTAGTGGCCACAGCATAGAATTTCtcattatgataaataaaatcccAAATATACTGAGGAACGGCCAGCCCCATGTTTATATGACTCCATTTCTTGTCCACGTTTCTCCATAAACTCAGCATTGGTCCTGTAAACCTCGCCATGACAGCAAACCCATCATCGGTCTCATCAAGATCAGAAGTATAAACCGCTTTTATATGAAAAGAGCCTTGTCTTTTGTATATCCCATTAGGTCGTCGCCACTTTCCAGGACAGCAAGTGACACTAAAGAGTAGGATCGAGTTATTTCCTGAACCTGATAATCGAGCAAGTTTAAAGACTTGGGTCAAATTTTAGGCAGGTTTTTAAACCAAAGTTTAGTGAGGGGGTCCTTGATTTGCACTCTTCCTGGTTTGGACTCTTCGACTTTGACCAGCCATATTGGAGTTGGAGAGGCTTCTTTGTCAATGGGCTTGATGGCATAAACCACAGACTCGACGAAGACGTATATATTATCTTTAGGGTTGATGGGGTAATTGAAAACGAGGTCAGTGCCTGTGAGAAAGTCAGTGTCTGTCAAAATGGACCGAGGAAATTTGAGTATTACAGGACGAGGAGGAGGCAGTAGGTATCGGAACAGACGAGAGACGGCAGAAAGACGGCTGACGTCAAATGGTGTGGGGAGAAAGCTTGCGATAAAGAGGAGGATGTGGTGTGGAAGACTGGTCCAGTCGGGCTTGATTTCATCCATGggaggaagaagaaacaagaagaagagaGTATTAAGCTAAATTAAGCCAAGAATTTAGAGTTAAAAAGAAGTTTTATAAAAGgagaaatatctaaataattataGTAGTAATAATCAAGATAAATCAGAACGTTATCAGATTAGTTATAGTAATAATCAAGATAAATCATAATCTTTGAAATCAAAACCTTGCAAAgatattaaaagtataattgaAATAGGAAAAGATTACTTTTGGGATAATTTTGAAAGGTTTAAACAATAAGAAAAGATACGAATTTCTCAAAGAATACATCAGAAGATGgggatttattaattttcacatATAATCCTAGTAAATCCTATTTTCCTAAGAAGggcacataacattgctcattcAAAAAGAGTACTTTCTAATTgcgtaatattattatataattattgctTATTTCGTCATATAATTTTCCTAAATAATATAATCCTTGCCTAATCTAGGCTGCCTTTGTTGCTGcatattcttaacattttcctCCCCATCCAGCACAACATTGTCCTCCTTAGCCCCCCGGAGCTCATCAGCATCCCCCCATGAAGTCTGTGTTTGGGCTACCGTCAAGTGCTTCTCTATAAGGGAACCAACAGGCGAAGGAGGTGGTATGTCTGGCCACAAAATTTATCATGGTCGGATTCGGCAAAATTGGCAAAAAGGCAACTAAATATGTTGCAACTTGCTTGTTGAGGTCCCAAATGCGAAAACATAAGGGCATCAACTACTGTCATATTTCACTTCACTTATCCTCTTGAAGTCGTGCCAATCCTATCGCTGAAGAACGTCAAGATTGAAGTTGCCCTTGGCATGCATTTAACAGTACCAAGTCAAGGTTGGACCATCCATGTGAAAGGAAGAGCTGGTAAAAGCTGCTCTCGGGACATACCAGGATAGTCCAAAAATTAACTCCGACTTCAAATTTTCACGCTTTAGGACCCCATGTCATCAAAATGAGGCACTTTCAACTGGAAAGGCTTGAAAGAAAGCCCCATCAAATTTGCGGATTGAGTGTCGAAGAACCATTGTTGCCCTCTGTGACAAGCTCACTACTATCACCCGCATGTGCTTCCCTGGTTTAAGACTGTTGTCGTTAGAATTCCATCCATTCCATATCCAAAGCTGGAACTTTCAATCTTAATTCTTTCTAAAAGTTTTCCAAGGAATCTACTTCGGTACAACTTTGTAGCAGAAATAGAAATATGATCCATCTTCAGAGatatgaatgaaaaaataaagcaatCGTTGAATGACTGAGTTTATTTGAATTCGGAAACTCactattaaaaatctaactCAAGAACTTTATTCTTGGCTAACAAAAATTGCATATTTAATTAATCTGAAAACAGAGTTTACACTAATCATACACCTTGAACTTAACAAATAGCAAATGGCAGCATAAATAAGATATACAAACAAGTAGATTGAAGCTATTCTGCTATTAGAAGCTCTGCCATCATGGTTCGGCTTCACTCTTTCCACAGGTGAAATGAGAAAGGCTTTGGCTGTCCTACTTTTCTTTCTTAGAGGCCACGGAAGAAATCTCAGCTTCACCAGTGGGCTGGCTGACACTAGCTTTGGCCTTGGCAAGAAATACAGGATCTGGCTGGTGTTTGTCTGAAGGTTCCTTAATTGCCAAATAAATGTAGAATGCAATAACTATATTGACTGATAAAACAGCAAGTAATCCACTTAACAATGTCATTCCATAGGGAGACAAATGGGCCAAACCTGAATAAACTAATGATGCATCAGCAAGCAAGTATTATACGAGGAAACTTAGCAACAATTCTTAAGACAGATCTTACCGCACATTGATAAACTCAGCGTGGCTCGTACAGACAGAGGGACAATTATGATAGTATAAATCAAGTGTAAACAGCATCGAACACATTCTTTTAGTTTTCCATTTTTCTGCCTTTCTTTCCATGTCTTAGTTCCAAAAAGTATCTcttaatttgatgaagattaaaACCACAGATGTCTAGGATGCAAATATATATCAGTCGGATAATactatatttattaacttttcttactaacttataaatataaactagTATGCATTAACATAAttggataatataattattcattttatctctaaattaaaataactcaCTCATACTAAAACACATTAGTTTGTTtagataaattagtaagaaaaGTTAGTATATTATTAGTCTTATTGGACCATATATTTTACATCTAGAatggcaaagaaaaatcaaCCAGTCACTATAAATGGGACAAGGCTTTTCAGTTTGGAAGAGACAACCATGGTTTTGAAAGCTTATTTATAAGAGATAAGTTTATCCATTAGTTCTTCAACAATGTCACAAATTACCATAACAATTACTAAAAATTATGGAACAAAATAGATGTAAGGTCCCAATCATCCATCCCCAATCTTCACTGCAACAACATCTCTCTTCACCAGGTCTCCACATAAAGaaacaaatccaaaattaaaaaaaacaacaatctgCAACTCATGCATCAACCTTGTGCAAGCAATTATCACCTG
Encoded here:
- the LOC123227902 gene encoding uncharacterized protein LOC123227902, which produces MKMAEVVKKIFIASMFMWIAPLAILFCFNHNLIPGLAHLSPYGMTLLSGLLAVLSVNIVIAFYIYLAIKEPSDKHQPDPVFLAKAKASVSQPTGEAEISSVASKKEK